A window of the Brassica oleracea var. oleracea cultivar TO1000 chromosome C1, BOL, whole genome shotgun sequence genome harbors these coding sequences:
- the LOC106310657 gene encoding probably inactive leucine-rich repeat receptor-like protein kinase IMK2 → MNQLHKNPFRIYEICFTFCTSIFLCLLLLSAQAVAGGGHSWDGIVVTQGNYQALQAIKHELIDFTGVLRSWNDSSTTSVCSGGWAGIKCLRGQVVAIQLPWKGLGGTISEKIGQLQNLRKLSLHDNVLAGSVPRSLGYLKNLHGVYLFNNRLSGSVPASLGNCPLLQNLDLSNNQLSGIIPASLAESTRLYRLNLSFNLLSGPLPVTVARSYTLTFLDLGHNNLSGSIPDFSVNGSHPLKKLNLDHNLFSGPVPLSLCKQSLLEEVSLSHNQLFGSFPKECGALLHLQSLDLSYNSINGTIPDGIDRLHNLTVLNLKRNKINGPIPERIGNISGIRQLDLSENNFTGLIPPSLANLANLSSFNVSFNTLSGPVPPVLSRKFNSSSFVGNIQLCGYSSASPCPSPKPHHPPTLSPTSPQEPRKHHRKLSVKDIVLIAIGALLAVLLLLCCILLCCLIKKRAALKQKDGKDKITEKTATATAAASAGGEMGGKLVHFDGPFVFTADDLLCATAEIMGKSTYGTAYKATLEDGNEVAVKRLREKTTKGVKEFEAEVTALGKIRHTNLLALRAYYLGPKGEKLLVFDYMSKGSLSAFLHARGPETLIPWQTRMKIAKGISRGLAHLHKNENMIHENLTASNILLDEKTNAHIADYGLSRLMTAAAATNVIATAGTLGYRAPEFSKIKNASTKTDVYSLGIIILELLTGKSPGEPTSGMDLPQWVASIVKEEWTNEVFDLELMRETQTVGDELLNTLKLALHCVDPSPAARPEAIQVVNQLEEIRPETETTTIGSGSDGAKEEEDI, encoded by the exons ATGAATCAGCTTCACAAAAACCCATTTCGGATTTATGAAATTTGTTTCACTTTTTGCACGAGTATCTTCTTGTGTCTCTTACTCTTGTCTGCTCAAGCTGTTGCAGGTGGTGGTCACTCCTGGGATGGGATCGTGGTGACTCAGGGGAACTATCAGGCGCTCCAAGCAATCAAACACGAACTCATCGACTTCACCGGAGTTCTTAGAAGCTGGAACGACTCTTCCACCACCAGTGTTTGCTCCGGCGGCTGGGCTGGAATCAAATGCCTTCGAGGCCAAGTGGTAGCCATTCAGCTCCCATGGAAAGGACTCGGTGGCACTATCTCGGAGAAGATCGGACAGCTTCAGAATCTCAGAAAACTTAGCCTCCACGACAACGTCCTCGCCGGTTCGGTTCCCCGTTCCCTTGGCTATCTCAAGAACCTGCATGGAGTCTATCTCTTCAACAACCGTCTCTCTGGTTCAGTCCCAGCTTCACTTGGAAACTGCCCTCTTCTCCAAAATCTTGATCTTAGCAATAATCAGTTATCTGGAATCATCCCGGCTAGTCTTGCTGAGTCCACCAGGCTCTATAGGCTCAATCTCAGCTTCAATTTACTCTCCGGTCCCCTTCCGGTTACAGTAGCCAGATCATACACCCTCACTTTTCTTGACCTTGGGCATAACAACCTCTCTGGTTCCATACCCGACTTTTCGGTTAATGGCTCTCACCCTCTTAAAAAGCTGAACCTAGACCACAATCTCTTCTCTGGACCTGTTCCGTTGTCCCTCTGCAAGCAGAGTTTGCTCGAAGAGGTTTCTTTAAGCCATAACCAGCTCTTTGGTTCCTTTCCCAAGGAATGTGGAGCTCTTCTACACCTTCAGAGCCTTGATTTGTCTTACAACTCAATCAACGGAACCATCCCAGATGGCATCGATAGACTGCACAACCTGACAGTGCTTAACCTCAAGAGAAACAAGATCAATGGTCCCATCCCAGAGAGAATCGGGAACATATCTGGAATCAGACAACTTGATCTGTCTGAAAACAACTTCACCGGTCTAATCCCTCCCTCCCTAGCCAACCTGGCGAATCTTTCTTCATTCAACGTCTCCTTCAACACGCTCTCTGGTCCTGTCCCGCCTGTTCTCTCCAGAAAGTTCAACTCAAGCTCTTTCGTGGGCAACATTCAGCTCTGTGGCTACAGTTCGGCGTCTCCCTGCCCTTCTCCTAAACCTCATCATCCTCCCACCCTTTCACCTACCTCACCACAAGAACCAAGAAAACACCACAGAAAACTCTCGGTCAAAGATATAGTCCTAATCGCCATAGGAGCTCTTCTAGCCGTTCTCCTTCTCTTGTGCTGCATATTACTCTGCTGTCTGATCAAGAAACGTGCAGCCTTGAAACAAAAAGACGGCAAGGACAAGATCACCGAGAAGACAGCAACCGCAACTGCGGCAGCATCAGCAGGAGGTGAGATGGGAGGAAAGCTGGTCCATTTCGATGGTCCGTTTGTGTTCACTGCCGACGACCTCCTCTGTGCAACGGCTGAGATCATGGGGAAAAGCACTTACGGCACAGCATACAAGGCAACATTGGAAGACGGAAACGAGGTCGCTGTGAAACGGCTGAGAGAGAAAACAACCAAAGGGGTCAAAGAGTTCGAAGCAGAGGTCACAGCTTTAGGCAAGATTCGACACACGAATCTGCTTGCACTAAGAGCTTACTACTTAGGACCTAAAGGAGAGAAGCTCCTCGTCTTCGATTACATGTCTAAAGGCTCTCTCTCTGCGTTTCTTCACG CACGAGGACCAGAAACCCTAATTCCATGGCAAACGAGGATGAAGATAGCGAAAGGAATCAGCCGCGGCTTAGCTCACCTTCACAAGAACGAGAACATGATCCACGAGAATCTCACGGCCAGCAACATCCTCCTCGACGAGAAGACCAACGCACACATCGCCGACTACGGCCTCTCCCGCCTCATGACAGCCGCCGCCGCCACCAACGTGATCGCAACCGCCGGAACTCTCGGATACAGAGCGCCGGAGTTCTCGAAAATCAAGAACGCGAGCACGAAGACGGACGTGTACAGCTTAGGGATCATCATACTTGAGCTCTTGACGGGGAAATCTCCAGGAGAGCCGACGAGCGGGATGGATTTGCCTCAGTGGGTGGCGTCGATCGTGAAGGAGGAGTGGACCAATGAAGTGTTCGATCTTGAGCTTATGAGGGAGACCCAAACCGTTGGTGACGAGCTTCTCAATACGTTGAAATTGGCTTTACACTGTGTTGACCCGTCGCCTGCGGCGAGGCCAGAAGCGATTCAGGTGGTCAATCAGTTGGAGGAGATCAGGCCGGAGACGGAGACGACGACGATTGGATCCGGCAGTGATGGAGCTAAAGAAGAGGAAGACATATAA
- the LOC106311778 gene encoding uncharacterized protein LOC106311778 isoform X1, with product MAADLDDWSVLEETSSSFQPPPRSLPVQPEFWNRVEEATREIIEHVHPTLVSEDRRRDVIDYMQRLISMTLGCEVHSFGSVPLKTYLPDGDIDLTAFGGPCHEEDLAHQVFTVLEREEHNVGAQFMIKDVQLIRAEVKLVKCLVQNIVVDISFNQLGGICTLCFLEKIDHLIGKDHLFKKSIILIKAWCYYESRILGALHGLISTYALETLVLYIFHLFHSSLDGPLAVLYKFLDYFSKFDWDNYCISLSGPVILSSLSLPEIVVETPENGGKDLLLTSEFLKECLELYSAPSRGFETNPRVFPVRHLNIIDPLKENNNLGRSVSKGNFYRIRSAFTYGARKLGQIFLQSEEDISFELRKFFSNMLHRHGSGQRPDVVPYVRFNRSHVSTANHFQDGQMAYESESSSSSGAAAAAGNGRHDQEDLLCAGGANVLSTEPRLDVSGLHVETTPSGDAKEELASVSFQKLEISEDAMESVSPLNGKHHHIRNCEVLNGKGVGNFSKRVHSNENVNDHVGHEGSVHNTSLMDPVAVIQEDMHLQYSGHSVSDTPSLLSDLTGDHESQLNSLRYGRWWYDYVQNGPLSPLSPHGLPNNNSWEVVRHALPFGRNAPGPVNVNGVVPRQVFFHMNPQMIPNANFGIEELPKPRGTGTYFPNANFYRDRPFPPRRNSSQTRSPRNNGRNMAHFHSDHRRQQLHHQHHSNQANGSSDMSQVDSFESFSDANGSVNHQHEMAPDFRSTEAELRSPPEGSSQSDLSVEGYYNQSHRPTSIPSSTEEDRGTPPSQPYYLADDHEFPPL from the exons ATGGCGGCGGATCTTGATGATTGGTCTGTATTGGAAGAGACTTCATCCTCATTTCAGCCGCCTCCTCGGTCTCTCCCAGTTCAGCCCGAGTTCTGGAACAGAGTTGAGGAAGCTACCCGTGAAATTATAGAGCATGTTCATCCAACACTTGTGTCTGAGGATCGAAGAAGAGATGTAATTGACTATATGCAAAGACTAATCAGTATGACTCTTGGTTGTGAG GTACATTCTTTTGGATCAGTCCCATTGAAAACGTATCTTCCTGATGGAGATATTGATCTCACAGCTTTTGGTGGACCGTGTCACGAGGAAGATTTGGCCCACCAAGTTTTCACTGTACTTGAGAGGGAGGAACATAATGTGGGTGCACAGTTTATGATTAAGGATGTCCAGTTAATACGTGCTGAG GTTAAGCTTGTTAAATGTCTGGTGCAGAACATTGTGGTAGATATCTCTTTCAATCAGCTCGGTGGGATTTGTACTTTGTGCTTTCTCGAGAAG ATCGATCACCTCATTGGAAAGGACCATCTCTTCAAGAAAAGTATCATACTCATCAAAGCTTGGTGCTACTACGAGAGCCGTATTCTTGGGGCTCTACATGGATTGATCTCAACATATGCTCTGGAGACGTTGGTCTTATATATTTTCCATCTCTTCCACTCATCGTTGGATGGCCCACTGGCT GTTTTATACAAATTTTTGGACTACTTCAGCAAGTTTGACTGGGATAACTATTGCATTAGCCTGAGTGGTCCAGTCATCCTTTCCTCACTGTCACTACCAGAAATCGTTG TTGAGACTCCAGAAAATGGCGGGAAAGATCTACTGCTGACCAGTGAGTTCCTCAAGGAATGTTTGGAGTTGTACTCTGCACCTTCAAGAGGATTTGAGACAAACCCACGTGTGTTTCCAGTGAGGCATCTCAATATAATTGATCCACTTAAGGAAAATAATAATCTTGGCCGCAGCGTTAGCAAAG GTAATTTCTATCGCATACGAAGTGCATTCACATATGGTGCTCGGAAGCTTGGGCAAATATTTTTGCAGTCAGAAGAAGACATAAGTTTTGAGCTTCGTAAGTTCTTCTCAAACATGCTACACCGACATGGAAGTGGCCAGAGGCCTGATGTTGTTCCCTACGTAAGGTTCAATAGGTCACATGTTTCAACTGCCAACCATTTCCAAGATGGTCAAATGGCTTATGAATCGGAATCTTCTAGTTCATCTGGTGCTGCTGCTGCAGCTGGAAATGGTAGACATGACCAGGAAGACTTGTTGTGTGCAGGAGGAGCCAATGTATTGAGTACAGAACCTAGGCTTGATGTAAGCGGATTACATGTTGAAACAACCCCTTCTGGAGATGCAAAAGAAGAGTTGGCTAGTGTGAGCTTTCAAAAGCTTGAAATTTCCGAAGATGCTATGGAAAGTGTCTCTCCTTTGAATGGTAAACATCATCACATCAGAAATTGTGAAGTATTAAATGGAAAAGGGGTGGGGAATTTTTCCAAAAGGGTGCATAGTAATGAGAACGTGAACGACCATGTTGGTCATGAAGGTTCAGTGCATAACACGTCACTCATGGATCCAGTAGCTGTGATACAAGAGGATATGCATCTTCAATACTCTGGTCATTCTGTTTCAGACACCCCAAGTTTGTTGTCTGACCTCACAGGAGATCATGAGAGCCAGCTTAACAGTTTACGGTACGGGCGTTGGTGGTATGATTATGTCCAAAACGGTCCTCTGTCTCCACTATCTCCTCATGGACTTCCGAACAACAATTCATGGGAAGTAGTTCGACACGCATTGCCATTTGGTCGGAATGCCCCCGGACCAGTAAACGTTAACGGAGTTGTTCCGAGACAAGTTTTCTTTCATATGAACCCTCAGATGATTCCAAATGCTAATTTTGGTATCGAGGAATTGCCTAAGCCACGAGGAACTGGGACATACTTTCCCAATGCG AACTTTTACAGAGATAGACCGTTCCCTCCAAGAAGAAACTCAAGCCAAACTAGGTCGCCACGTAACAATGGCCGTAACATGGCACATTTTCACTCAGACCATCGTCGTCAACAGCTTCATCATCAACATCATTCCAACCAAGCAAATGGTTCTAGTGATATGAGTCAAGTTGATTCGTTTGAAAGCTTCTCTGATGCCAATGGGTCTGTAAATCATCAACATGAGATGGCTCCAGATTTTAGATCTACGGAAGCTGAGCTACGCTCCCCTCCCGAGGGCAGTAGTCAGAGTGACCTGAGCGTTGAAGGTTATTATAATCAGTCACATCGCCCAACATCTATACCCTCCTCCACGGAGGAAGATCG GGGAACACCACCTTCGCAGCCATACTATTTGGCGGATGATCACGAGTTCCCTCCCTTGTAG
- the LOC106311778 gene encoding uncharacterized protein LOC106311778 isoform X2: MAADLDDWSVLEETSSSFQPPPRSLPVQPEFWNRVEEATREIIEHVHPTLVSEDRRRDVIDYMQRLISMTLGCEVHSFGSVPLKTYLPDGDIDLTAFGGPCHEEDLAHQVFTVLEREEHNVGAQFMIKDVQLIRAEVKLVKCLVQNIVVDISFNQLGGICTLCFLEKIDHLIGKDHLFKKSIILIKAWCYYESRILGALHGLISTYALETLVLYIFHLFHSSLDGPLAVLYKFLDYFSKFDWDNYCISLSGPVILSSLSLPEIVVETPENGGKDLLLTSEFLKECLELYSAPSRGFETNPRVFPVRHLNIIDPLKENNNLGRSVSKGNFYRIRSAFTYGARKLGQIFLQSEEDISFELRKFFSNMLHRHGSGQRPDVVPYVRFNRSHVSTANHFQDGQMAYESESSSSSGAAAAAGNGRHDQEDLLCAGGANVLSTEPRLDVSGLHVETTPSGDAKEELASVSFQKLEISEDAMESVSPLNGKHHHIRNCEVLNGKGVGNFSKRVHSNENVNDHVGHEGSVHNTSLMDPVAVIQEDMHLQYSGHSVSDTPSLLSDLTGDHESQLNSLRYGRWWYDYVQNGPLSPLSPHGLPNNNSWEVVRHALPFGRNAPGPVNVNGVVPRQVFFHMNPQMIPNANFGIEELPKPRGTGTYFPNAR, encoded by the exons ATGGCGGCGGATCTTGATGATTGGTCTGTATTGGAAGAGACTTCATCCTCATTTCAGCCGCCTCCTCGGTCTCTCCCAGTTCAGCCCGAGTTCTGGAACAGAGTTGAGGAAGCTACCCGTGAAATTATAGAGCATGTTCATCCAACACTTGTGTCTGAGGATCGAAGAAGAGATGTAATTGACTATATGCAAAGACTAATCAGTATGACTCTTGGTTGTGAG GTACATTCTTTTGGATCAGTCCCATTGAAAACGTATCTTCCTGATGGAGATATTGATCTCACAGCTTTTGGTGGACCGTGTCACGAGGAAGATTTGGCCCACCAAGTTTTCACTGTACTTGAGAGGGAGGAACATAATGTGGGTGCACAGTTTATGATTAAGGATGTCCAGTTAATACGTGCTGAG GTTAAGCTTGTTAAATGTCTGGTGCAGAACATTGTGGTAGATATCTCTTTCAATCAGCTCGGTGGGATTTGTACTTTGTGCTTTCTCGAGAAG ATCGATCACCTCATTGGAAAGGACCATCTCTTCAAGAAAAGTATCATACTCATCAAAGCTTGGTGCTACTACGAGAGCCGTATTCTTGGGGCTCTACATGGATTGATCTCAACATATGCTCTGGAGACGTTGGTCTTATATATTTTCCATCTCTTCCACTCATCGTTGGATGGCCCACTGGCT GTTTTATACAAATTTTTGGACTACTTCAGCAAGTTTGACTGGGATAACTATTGCATTAGCCTGAGTGGTCCAGTCATCCTTTCCTCACTGTCACTACCAGAAATCGTTG TTGAGACTCCAGAAAATGGCGGGAAAGATCTACTGCTGACCAGTGAGTTCCTCAAGGAATGTTTGGAGTTGTACTCTGCACCTTCAAGAGGATTTGAGACAAACCCACGTGTGTTTCCAGTGAGGCATCTCAATATAATTGATCCACTTAAGGAAAATAATAATCTTGGCCGCAGCGTTAGCAAAG GTAATTTCTATCGCATACGAAGTGCATTCACATATGGTGCTCGGAAGCTTGGGCAAATATTTTTGCAGTCAGAAGAAGACATAAGTTTTGAGCTTCGTAAGTTCTTCTCAAACATGCTACACCGACATGGAAGTGGCCAGAGGCCTGATGTTGTTCCCTACGTAAGGTTCAATAGGTCACATGTTTCAACTGCCAACCATTTCCAAGATGGTCAAATGGCTTATGAATCGGAATCTTCTAGTTCATCTGGTGCTGCTGCTGCAGCTGGAAATGGTAGACATGACCAGGAAGACTTGTTGTGTGCAGGAGGAGCCAATGTATTGAGTACAGAACCTAGGCTTGATGTAAGCGGATTACATGTTGAAACAACCCCTTCTGGAGATGCAAAAGAAGAGTTGGCTAGTGTGAGCTTTCAAAAGCTTGAAATTTCCGAAGATGCTATGGAAAGTGTCTCTCCTTTGAATGGTAAACATCATCACATCAGAAATTGTGAAGTATTAAATGGAAAAGGGGTGGGGAATTTTTCCAAAAGGGTGCATAGTAATGAGAACGTGAACGACCATGTTGGTCATGAAGGTTCAGTGCATAACACGTCACTCATGGATCCAGTAGCTGTGATACAAGAGGATATGCATCTTCAATACTCTGGTCATTCTGTTTCAGACACCCCAAGTTTGTTGTCTGACCTCACAGGAGATCATGAGAGCCAGCTTAACAGTTTACGGTACGGGCGTTGGTGGTATGATTATGTCCAAAACGGTCCTCTGTCTCCACTATCTCCTCATGGACTTCCGAACAACAATTCATGGGAAGTAGTTCGACACGCATTGCCATTTGGTCGGAATGCCCCCGGACCAGTAAACGTTAACGGAGTTGTTCCGAGACAAGTTTTCTTTCATATGAACCCTCAGATGATTCCAAATGCTAATTTTGGTATCGAGGAATTGCCTAAGCCACGAGGAACTGGGACATACTTTCCCAATGCG AGATAG